From the Prochlorococcus marinus CUG1416 genome, the window GATGACTCTTGCACGAACCCATCCTAAAGCTGCTGATTCGAGGACTTTAACTACGTCCCCAGGTTGAAGATCTAACTCCATCTTATGAAAAAATGATTTACATAATGTTGATTAAACGCGTCGTGGAGGACTTGAACCCCCGACATCAGGTTTTGGAGACCTGCGTTCTACCAACTGAACTAACGACGCATTTAAAGATTATAAGCGTCTTTGTGACCAATAAGCTTGTTAAGTTACAAGTTTATCGATCAAAGCGTTGTTTTACGCGAGTAGCTTTTCCTACTCTATCTCTTAAATAGAATAACTTAGCTCTCCTTACTTTACCTCTACGTTCAACTTTTAGAGAGGCAACTTGTGGACTATGTAGCATAAATACTCTTTCAACACCTATTCCTTGGAAAATTCTTCTAACTGTAATTGTTTGGTTAAGACCCCCATGCCTTTTTGCTATGACAACACCTTCATAAGGTTGAACTCTCTCTTTGTTACCTTCTGTAATTCTCACACCAACTTTAACAGTGTCTCCAACATAAATTTCGGGTAATTCTTTTTTTAATTGTTCATTTTCAAATTCCTCAATAAGGTTGTAATAATTTATTTTCTTTGTAGTTTCAGAAACTATGTTTTTTCCTTTCTCTTCAACTGCCACATCAATTGATCCGTCAGTTTTGATGCTGTTTTCTAACTCATTTTCTTGTTTCTCTTTAGCCATTTTAGTCTTTTTTGTCCTACAAGTTTAATATCTTAACCCTTTGACTCGCCTTTAGTAACCTTTTTGGTAAATGAAATTGTTTTTGAAAACATTTGGAATCCTGTTATGAGCATCCATAAAACTCCAAGAGAATTTAAAAATACATATATTAATTCTCCATTATTTCCAAGCCATTCCCCCTCATGGAGCGACATTAACCAATGAACTTGGTCTCTAGAGTAACCTAATAAATCTTTTGAAATCCTATAAATAAGCCCAGTAATTGCAGATAAAAATAATGGAAGAAAAACCCAAGGAGCCAAAGCTTTATGAAATTGCCTAGAATTATTTAAAAAATTCATTCCTGTTTCCCATTGTTATTGATAGATTTAAGATAGCCAAGTCCATAATGGCTATTTTGATGATATTTACCTATTACCATTATTTATTCCAATGAAACATTTTGCAGATCTTTTATTAAATAAAAATAATTCCAAAACTAATGATCAAGTTCCATTCATTCAGAGGAGTAGAGGAATTGAAATAAAGTCTGCACGAGAAATAAATTTGATGAAAAAATCTAGCAGAATAGTAGCAACAGTTCTAAGGGAAATTAATGACTTAATTAAACCGGGAATGAGCACAAAAGATTTAGATGATTTCGCAGAAAAGAGGATAAAAAGTTTTGGAGCTGTGCCAAGTTTTAAAGGTTATCATGGTTTCCCTTCTAGTATTTGTTCTAGTATTAATAATGAGGTCGTTCATGGAATACCAAGTAAAAATAAAATAATTAAGAATGGTGACTTAGTTAAAATTGATACAGGGGCATTTTTAGATGGCTTTCATGGCGATAGTTGTATATCAATATGTGTAGGAGAAGTTAGTTCAAAGGCTCAAAACCTTAGTGAAGTAGCATTTAAAGCTTTATATGCGGGGCTTTCAAAAATCAAGGCAGGGAATACACTTCTTGATGTGGCTGGTGAAATTGAAGATATTGTTATAAAAAATGGATTTAGTGTTGTCGAAGATTATACAGGTCATGGAGTTGGAAGAAATCTTCACGAAGAACCTTCAGTATTCAATTTTCGAACCAACGAATTGCCAAATATAGTTCTTCGTGAAGGAATGACATTAGCTGTGGAACCTATAGTTAATGAAGGGAGTAAATTTTGTAAAACATTAAATGATAGATGGACGGTTATAACAAAAGATGGAAAATTATCGGCTCAGTGGGAGCATACAATAGTTGTTTTAAAAGATGGTATTGAAATATTGACAGATAGAGATTTCTAGCCACTAAGATTTGTACTTATAGATAAGTTGGCAATACAAAAAAATAAATAACTCTTTCAAGGGGAAAAGTAGGTAAGTTAATGGATTTGGACTAATTATTATTAAATGACTTTTCGAATTGGCTAAATCATAAATCCTCTTGGAAACAAATTTGGGACTCATAATCCCAATAGGATTTAGTTCTGATTTGAAAGGTCCTAAGATGATTTTCTTTATAATTAATTTTTTCTTAGTATCTTTGTTAAGAAGATTTTTCTTGAAAGAAACTAATTTGCCAATTAGGGATTTACTTATCTCATATGATGGATTTAGGGCTGGTAATATTTCTGCTTCAGATGTGTTAATCCAAATCTCTTTTTTTATTAATGACTTATTTGTTAAGGCAATATCTTCAAATAAATTTAAAAATCTGAATTTGCTTAATGCATTTATTTCGATTGAGTTTTCATAATTTAAATTTTCTCTACTCAAATTATAAATGCCGTGATTCAAAATTAAAATATCTATCTTTCTTAGATGCTTTTTTAATGTTGATTCTTTCCCGCATTCCCATTTAATCCATTCGTTAGGAGATGCAAAATTTTTTTCAGGATTGGTTTTACTATGAGTGAATCCAATCACTTTATGTCCTTTCTGACGAAACAACTTTATTAGTTCTTGCCCTAGTGCTCCCGAAGCCCCAGTAATTCCAATAGTTTTTTCGTTTTCCATTGTATTTGTCATTTTTTTTTTGATTTTGATGAATAATCAAATTACTAAAATAAATTTACTGAAAAAAATATTTTTTTACTTATTTGATTAAAACTCATAAATAAATATTTGTTTAGTTCAAAAAAAAATATTATCTTGAACCTATTGATAGATAATTTAAAAAAATTATGAGCAATATATTATTAATTGGTTCATGTGAACCATTTAGCGGGAAGTCTGCATTGGTTCTTGGGATAGCAAAGAGACTCTTACAGGAGAAAAAAAAAGTACGTATTGGTAAACCTCTAGCAACATGTATAGAACTTACTAATCTACCTTCAATGTCTTACGAAGGATTAATAGATGATGATGTTAAGTTTATTGGATCTACATTAAATATTGAAGAGGAGAATTTAATTTCTTCTGTAGGATTATTGGATAATATATCAGCTGAAAAACGAATCTCTAATAAAGACTTGCTTCCTGGAAAAGGTTTTGATCAAATTTTGGAATTGGTTAATGATGATTTTGAAGGATTAAATATTCTTGAAGCGGCTGGAAGTCTGCATGAAGGAATGATTTATGGTTTAAGCCTCCCACAACTAGCTGAGAGTTTAGACGCGAAAGTTTTAATTGTGAATTTATGGGAAGATTGTAAAAGCGTAGATGCATTACTTGATGCAAAAAAACAATTAGGAGATCATTTGGCAGGAGTTGTATTGAATGCAGTTTTACCTCAAGAAGTTGAAACAGTTAAGAATCAGATAATATCTTCTCTTGATGACATGAATATTGAAGTGTTTGGAGTGATGCCTAAATCACCTCTCCTAAGAAGTGTCACTGTCGGTGAACTTGTAAGAAGATTAAATGCCGAAGTACTTTGTTGCCCTGAAAAAGATCAATTACTTGTTGAAACATTAAGCATTGGTGCAATGGGTGTTAATTCTGCAATGGAATTTTTCAGACGGAGACGAAATATGGCTGTAGTTACTGGAGCTGACAGAACTGATATTCAACTTGCGGCCTTGGAAGCTTCGACGCAATGCCTCATTTTAACCGGTTTGGGAGAACCTTTGTCACAAATGATTCATAGAGCAGAGGAATTGGAAGTGCCAATTTTAAAAGTCGAATTAGACACTCTTGCTGCCGTAGAAATTATTGAACAAGCTTTTGGTCATGTCAGAATACATGAATCAATTAAAGCTTCTTATGCTGTTCAATTAGTTCAGGAGCATGTAAATCTAAAAAGAATTCTAGAAAAGATAGATTTTCCCTGCAATTTTTCAGATAAATGCTAATTTCAAATATAGGTACAATTTTATTTTGAGTCGCTCTTTAGATCTACCAGCAACTGAAGGCGTTGATGCCTTAGCTCAAGAACTTGCAAAACTCCAAGATAATGGGAAGAGGAGGATTGCTTTCTTGGGCAGTAGACATGTACCAGTTGTCGATATCCACTTAATTGAGTTAATAGCAAGGTCCTTAGCAGAGGAGGGACATAATATTCTTACATCTGGATCTCAAGGGGTTAATGCTGCTGTTATTCGAGCTGTGTTAGATATTAATCCATCATTATTGACTGTTTTATTACCACAAAGCCTTGATAGACAAATACCCGAAATCAAGGATCAACTTGAACGGGTTATGCATTTGGTTGAGAAAAGTGAAAATGATGAATTACCTTTGCCATTAGCCAGTAGCCTTTGTAATCAAGAAATTATTACTAGGTGTGATCAACTAATATGTTTTGCCTTTCACGATAGTGAAACCTTACTAAATAGTTGTAGATGCGCTGAAGAAATGGGAAAAGTGGTTAGTTTGTTATTTTTTGATTAGATTAATACATTTCCCCTTTATTAAATCTGATTTATGCTGAATAATAATCTTGCGTTTAAAAAATTACGATGGCAGAAAGTTTTTCATTTGATGTGGTTTCTGATTTTGAGAGACAGGAATTAGTTAATACTTTGGATCAAGTAAAAAGAGAGATTTCTCAGCGTTACGATCTGAAAGGAACTGATACTTCAGTTGATTTAGATAAAGAAAATATTTTTATAACAACTAATAGTGAACTAACCTTAAATGCTGTAAATGACATAATTAGACAAAAGGCAATAAAAAGAAACTTATCTTTAAAGATTTTCGACTACGGTGAAATTGAAATAGTGAGTGGTAATAGAGTGAAACAGACAATTCTGTTAAAACAGGGCATTAAACAAGAAATAGCAAAAAAAATTAGTAAAAATATTAGAGATCAAATAAAAAAGATTAATGTCAGCATCAATGGAGAAACACTCAGAGTCTCGAGCAAGAGCAAAAATGATCTTCAATTAGCAATTAAACTTGTTAGTGACTTGGAAGAGTCTTTAAACATTCCTCTAAAGGCTGCTAACTTTAGATAAAATATTTAATAAGACTATTTAACAAAATGGCATATTATCCAGAATCTCTTATTAAAAAATTGTTTATTAAGGTAAAAGAATATCCTCGTTTTTCAGATGGAGAAATAGAAAAATTTTGTTGGATGGCAGTTCATGAACATAAGCATGGTGTTTTGCCCTCTGAATATGACATTAGGGAGATAGATGAGGACCTTTATTTA encodes:
- the rplS gene encoding 50S ribosomal protein L19 gives rise to the protein MAKEKQENELENSIKTDGSIDVAVEEKGKNIVSETTKKINYYNLIEEFENEQLKKELPEIYVGDTVKVGVRITEGNKERVQPYEGVVIAKRHGGLNQTITVRRIFQGIGVERVFMLHSPQVASLKVERRGKVRRAKLFYLRDRVGKATRVKQRFDR
- a CDS encoding PepSY domain-containing protein, with product MNFLNNSRQFHKALAPWVFLPLFLSAITGLIYRISKDLLGYSRDQVHWLMSLHEGEWLGNNGELIYVFLNSLGVLWMLITGFQMFSKTISFTKKVTKGESKG
- the map gene encoding type I methionyl aminopeptidase, whose amino-acid sequence is MKHFADLLLNKNNSKTNDQVPFIQRSRGIEIKSAREINLMKKSSRIVATVLREINDLIKPGMSTKDLDDFAEKRIKSFGAVPSFKGYHGFPSSICSSINNEVVHGIPSKNKIIKNGDLVKIDTGAFLDGFHGDSCISICVGEVSSKAQNLSEVAFKALYAGLSKIKAGNTLLDVAGEIEDIVIKNGFSVVEDYTGHGVGRNLHEEPSVFNFRTNELPNIVLREGMTLAVEPIVNEGSKFCKTLNDRWTVITKDGKLSAQWEHTIVVLKDGIEILTDRDF
- a CDS encoding SDR family oxidoreductase, with amino-acid sequence MTNTMENEKTIGITGASGALGQELIKLFRQKGHKVIGFTHSKTNPEKNFASPNEWIKWECGKESTLKKHLRKIDILILNHGIYNLSRENLNYENSIEINALSKFRFLNLFEDIALTNKSLIKKEIWINTSEAEILPALNPSYEISKSLIGKLVSFKKNLLNKDTKKKLIIKKIILGPFKSELNPIGIMSPKFVSKRIYDLANSKSHLIIISPNPLTYLLFPLKELFIFLYCQLIYKYKS
- a CDS encoding phosphotransacetylase family protein, translated to MSNILLIGSCEPFSGKSALVLGIAKRLLQEKKKVRIGKPLATCIELTNLPSMSYEGLIDDDVKFIGSTLNIEEENLISSVGLLDNISAEKRISNKDLLPGKGFDQILELVNDDFEGLNILEAAGSLHEGMIYGLSLPQLAESLDAKVLIVNLWEDCKSVDALLDAKKQLGDHLAGVVLNAVLPQEVETVKNQIISSLDDMNIEVFGVMPKSPLLRSVTVGELVRRLNAEVLCCPEKDQLLVETLSIGAMGVNSAMEFFRRRRNMAVVTGADRTDIQLAALEASTQCLILTGLGEPLSQMIHRAEELEVPILKVELDTLAAVEIIEQAFGHVRIHESIKASYAVQLVQEHVNLKRILEKIDFPCNFSDKC
- a CDS encoding YajQ family cyclic di-GMP-binding protein, with translation MAESFSFDVVSDFERQELVNTLDQVKREISQRYDLKGTDTSVDLDKENIFITTNSELTLNAVNDIIRQKAIKRNLSLKIFDYGEIEIVSGNRVKQTILLKQGIKQEIAKKISKNIRDQIKKINVSINGETLRVSSKSKNDLQLAIKLVSDLEESLNIPLKAANFR